The window GGGCTGACGCGGGCGAGTAGTCAGGGTGGGCGATCGCGGAGACCGTCCCGTCGTGCGACCGAGCGCAGATCAGGTGGAGCGGCGGAATCCGAGGGCAACGCTAGTACGACGCACCGACAGTGGGGGCCGGCGCGGCGTGTCCAGAGCTTGCATACCCCGTTCGGACGTCCGCTCGCGGCGGCCGCGGTGACCGATATCGAGTCGAGACCATTCGCGTGACGACACCCGACCGGCCGTCCCGACCCACCCACTGCGGCGGGCCGCGGAGTGACCGGCCCTCGTCGCGGGGGTGCGATCCGGTGATCCGCGGCAACCGTGCTGGGATCGTCCTCCCGATCGGGTGACATCCCGCCCGGTCGGCCGATTGACGCTGCCGGTGATGGACCGATAGTCAGAACGGGTCCGATCCACCGTGCTGGGAGAAGTCGTGATCCGCAGAGGTATCGCCGGCGCCGTCGCCGTCGCCGTGATGGTGCCGCTGCTCACAGCCGGTCCCGCCGTCGCCGGGCGGGCGTCGGACCCGATCGCGGTCGCGCTCGCGGACACCGCTGCGGAGGTGGCGCCGATCGCGGACCGCACCTCCGCGCACACGAACGGGTCGGCCGCACCTGCGGACACCGTGCCGTTCGAGGACCGTCCGCTGACCGTCGAGGGCGAGACGCTCGAGATCCCGTCGTCTTACGCCCCGGCGCCCGGGCCGCCCGACGGGCCGCGTGTTCCGGGCCCGGCCGCGTCGTCCGGGGCACGGACCGACGACACCGGCGACGCCCCCGCCCCGGCTACCGCGGAACCCACCCCGGCCGTCGGTACCGTCCGGCAGTGGCTGGGGTTGGACGACGTCCGCGGCGTGCTCTACCGCAAGGACTACACGCTGCGGGCGGTCGGCGAGCACATCGAGGTGTGGGTGGCCGTCGACCTGGCGTTCCCGGCGACGGACTGCCGCAACCAGGTGCCCGGCAGCACCACGATCACCGACGCGCAACTGGCCGCCTTCACCGCAGCGTTCGACACCCGGATCTTCCCGGTGGAGACGGGCGTGTTCAGCACGCCGCCCGACCGGGACGGCAGCGGGGCCCTGCTCTGGTCGGACCGCAACGGCGACGGCGGCGACTACCGGGGCGCCGGGAACCGCACGGTCACGCTCGTCGACAACATCCGCGACCGGAACTTCCACTCCTTCCCCGACGCCGCCACCGGCGTCGCGGGCTTCTTCTCCGGCCAGCTCAACGAGCTCTTCGACCGCAACGTCCTGACGATCGACGCCTACGACTGGGCGCACCGCACGGGCGCGAACCCGCCGGACGAACCCACCCCGTTCGCCTGCACCAGCCGCCCCGCCCGGCCGTCGGCCTACGAGGCCACGTTCGCCCATGAATGGCAGCACCTCCTGCAGTACTACACCGATCCGGGAGAGGCGATCTGGCTGGACGAGGGGCTGTCCGACGTGGCTCAGACCCTGACCGGCTTCGTGGACGCCCGCGCCGGGGTCGACCGGGCGGGCGCCGACAGCCACCTGTTCTGTTTCCAGGGCTTCGGGACGGTGCGGGGGCCCGGCAACCCGTTCCCACTGGACTGCGGCGGGCCGGAGAACTCGCTGACCCTGTGGAACGAGGGGACCGCCCCCGGGGCGGTGCTGGCCGACTACGGGAACGCCTATCAGTTCCTGCTCTACCTGGGCGACCGGTACGGGCCCGGCATCCTGACCGACCTGCACCGCGACGGTGCCCGGCAGGGCCTCGCGGCGGTGACGGCGGCGCTGGCCGCCCGGGGGGAACCCGACCCGGCGGAGGTCCTGCGGGACTTCCAGCGGTCGGTGGTCCTGGACGCCTACGTCGACGCCGGCGCCGGGATCTCCGGCGTCGACCCGGCGCGGGTGAGCAGCGCCGCGGTGCACTCGACGGTGAACCTGGACAATCCGGCGATCAACTCCACCCCAGGGGTCGCTCCGAACGGTGCCGACTACGTGCCGCTGACCGGGATCGACGAGGAATTCCGGCCGACCGTCCTGCGAGGCGCGGAGCTGGCCGGGCTCGAGTTCCACGGCGAACCGGGACCCGCTGCAGCACCGGTCGGCTGGGACGTCGTCGTCGACGACCCGGGGCGTCCCGGCGACGCGGTGCTGTCCGCGCGCGCCGACCGCCCGGCACTGCTGCCGGTCACCGTGCCCACCACCGATCCGACGCTGCGGATGCTGGCGCACCACACCGGCGGTACCGCGACCGTCACCGTGTCGGCCGACGACGGAGCGACGACGACCGTCGTGCCGGTGACCGGGCCCACCGGGGCGCCGGTGTCCGCGCTGACCGGCGATTCCGGCGGCTTCGTACCGGTGTCGGTCGACCTCACCGCGTGGGCGGGGACGGACGTCGTTCTCGGAATCGGCTGGGCGGGCCCGGCCGGTGGGCTGCGGCTGGACGACCTGCGGCTCGGCGACGCCCTCGTCAGCGACGGCACCTCCCTGGCCGGGCTGCTCTCCCCCGCCGGTCCGCGGCCCGTCCCGCCGTCACCGTGGGCACTCACTCTGATCGGGATCACCGAGGAGAACGGCCGGACGCTGATCACCGTCGGGACACCGACGCCCGCGGACGACGTCGTGCTCGGGGCCACCGAGCTGCAGCCGTTCAGCGACGCCGACCGGGTCGTGGTGATCGTGTCCCACACCGATCCGACCGGGCTCCGGCTCACCCCGGCGGCGTACACCCTCGTAGTGAACGGGCGGCAGCAGCCGGGCGGCACCGTGCCCGCCGGTGCGGCGTCGGTGGCCGCTCAGCCGGCGTCAGGCTCGAACGAGTAGCCGTACTCGCCGCTGCGGGCGGGTCCGGAGGTGGTGACCCGGGTCGTGAAGGTGCGGCACTCGGGGTCGCCGATGGCCAGCACGGTGAACACGATGGGCCGCTCGAAGCGCTGCTGCACGGTGAAGCGGCCGGCCGGGGTGTACGGGCCGACGACGGGGTCGCTGTTCACCGGACCGAGCAGGGCCCGGGCTTCGGCCGCGGTGGCCGGCCCGGCCGCGAGGTAGACGGTGCCGTTGAGGCCGAACCGCAGGTACCGGAACCGTCCGTCCGTGGCGCCGCCGACGTAGGTGCCGTCGGTCCGCGGGACGAACCAGTCGGGCTCGGGCTCGTCGGAGGTCATGGTCGAGATGTCCTGCGGTTCACCCGCCGTCGCACCGCCGGAGGTGAACGACTTCAACGCGTCGCGCCAGCCCATGTCGCTCCTTCTCGCCGCCCGTCGGTTCGAACCTAACCCGCCGGGCGGCGCACGGTGAAGGTGTCAGCTCTTGTCGAGCGCGTCCGGCTTGTGGACGGCTTCCTTGCCGGACTTGTCCGACTCGACCAGGTACTGCGGCTCGTCCTTGGACGCCTTGACCTTGCGGCCCCCGGCCTCGGTCTCCGAGGTGATCTTCTTCTCGACGGTGCCCTCGGTGGTGGTGCCGTGGGTGCTC is drawn from Nakamurella deserti and contains these coding sequences:
- a CDS encoding DUF2945 domain-containing protein, whose translation is MADEFKKGDHVTWSTHGTTTEGTVEKKITSETEAGGRKVKASKDEPQYLVESDKSGKEAVHKPDALDKS
- a CDS encoding peptidase M6 immune inhibitor A, with translation MIRRGIAGAVAVAVMVPLLTAGPAVAGRASDPIAVALADTAAEVAPIADRTSAHTNGSAAPADTVPFEDRPLTVEGETLEIPSSYAPAPGPPDGPRVPGPAASSGARTDDTGDAPAPATAEPTPAVGTVRQWLGLDDVRGVLYRKDYTLRAVGEHIEVWVAVDLAFPATDCRNQVPGSTTITDAQLAAFTAAFDTRIFPVETGVFSTPPDRDGSGALLWSDRNGDGGDYRGAGNRTVTLVDNIRDRNFHSFPDAATGVAGFFSGQLNELFDRNVLTIDAYDWAHRTGANPPDEPTPFACTSRPARPSAYEATFAHEWQHLLQYYTDPGEAIWLDEGLSDVAQTLTGFVDARAGVDRAGADSHLFCFQGFGTVRGPGNPFPLDCGGPENSLTLWNEGTAPGAVLADYGNAYQFLLYLGDRYGPGILTDLHRDGARQGLAAVTAALAARGEPDPAEVLRDFQRSVVLDAYVDAGAGISGVDPARVSSAAVHSTVNLDNPAINSTPGVAPNGADYVPLTGIDEEFRPTVLRGAELAGLEFHGEPGPAAAPVGWDVVVDDPGRPGDAVLSARADRPALLPVTVPTTDPTLRMLAHHTGGTATVTVSADDGATTTVVPVTGPTGAPVSALTGDSGGFVPVSVDLTAWAGTDVVLGIGWAGPAGGLRLDDLRLGDALVSDGTSLAGLLSPAGPRPVPPSPWALTLIGITEENGRTLITVGTPTPADDVVLGATELQPFSDADRVVVIVSHTDPTGLRLTPAAYTLVVNGRQQPGGTVPAGAASVAAQPASGSNE